One window of the Janthinobacterium sp. PAMC25594 genome contains the following:
- a CDS encoding TonB-dependent siderophore receptor, whose product MQQQRKPGCKPITIAVLGALTFGATPLAAWAQESLPAVTVTASKDNNGYVAATSASGTKTEMALRDVPQTINVVPAAVIRDQNAMSIQDIMKNIPGVGLSTGDGQRDQVFIRGFTAIGDQFVDGFRDDALYFRDLSNVERLEVIKGPAAVLYGRGSSGGLVNRITKKPGIDITDVALSLTNTKGRRGEVDVGRVGETVDWRVTGAREVSDSYRDQQFINRTAIAPSVAIRLSSATKLLLQGDYLEDRRLTDFGIPSWHGRPVAVDAGTYYGAANARDADFSQSRVVSTAATLTHKFSESLSLRNAFRYYDYHLDRNNTNISGNVNEVKGTMNLGHAKLNRDESGWFNQTELTQKLVTGSLRHEVLYGAEFGKQNKDANSWASTVVATNVSIFNPVLPVVDRSKLGARSDTFGTYDTAAAYVQDAIAFSDEWKALAGLRYDRYKQQSRLANALGVTTADLSRTDAAYSPRAGLVWQPGATQSYYASWSRSFQPSGENFALAANNADLAPETTRNTEVGAKYELWGGRANATVSLFRLERDNIKTSDPITNRIVPVGTQRTDGLELTFNADLHDGWKMMAGYAWLDATITDSIAVDKSVNVPGGIIAREVPVKGKRATLTARNTANLWLTKDLGHGFTVGGGANAVGSRFANPGNTVVLPGYVTADAMAAYRTGRYEVQLNVNNIGDTRYIVSGHGSSPNLSLPGAPRNVALTLRYSL is encoded by the coding sequence ATGCAGCAACAGCGCAAGCCAGGATGTAAACCGATCACCATCGCCGTACTGGGCGCCTTGACCTTTGGCGCCACGCCATTGGCGGCCTGGGCACAGGAAAGCTTGCCCGCCGTCACCGTGACGGCGTCGAAGGACAACAATGGCTATGTCGCCGCCACGTCCGCCAGCGGTACCAAGACGGAAATGGCCCTGCGCGACGTGCCGCAGACGATCAACGTGGTGCCGGCCGCCGTCATCCGCGACCAGAACGCCATGTCGATCCAGGACATCATGAAGAACATCCCCGGCGTGGGCTTGTCCACCGGCGATGGCCAGCGCGACCAGGTGTTCATCCGCGGCTTCACGGCCATCGGCGACCAGTTCGTCGACGGCTTCCGCGATGACGCCCTGTATTTCCGCGACCTGTCGAATGTGGAGCGACTGGAAGTGATCAAGGGGCCGGCCGCCGTGCTGTACGGCCGCGGCTCCTCGGGCGGCCTGGTGAACCGCATCACCAAAAAGCCCGGCATCGATATCACGGACGTGGCCCTGAGCCTGACGAATACAAAAGGGCGCCGCGGCGAAGTCGACGTGGGCAGAGTGGGCGAGACGGTGGACTGGCGCGTCACGGGCGCGCGCGAAGTGTCCGACAGCTACCGCGACCAGCAATTCATCAACCGCACGGCGATCGCGCCTTCCGTGGCCATCCGCCTGTCGAGCGCGACGAAACTGCTGCTGCAGGGCGACTATCTGGAAGACCGCCGCCTGACGGACTTCGGCATCCCGTCCTGGCATGGCCGTCCCGTCGCCGTCGATGCGGGCACCTATTATGGCGCCGCCAACGCCCGCGATGCGGACTTCAGCCAGTCGCGCGTGGTCTCCACGGCCGCCACCCTGACGCACAAGTTCAGCGAGTCCTTGTCGTTGCGCAATGCCTTCCGCTATTACGATTACCACCTGGACCGCAACAACACGAATATTTCCGGCAACGTCAACGAAGTCAAAGGCACGATGAACCTCGGTCACGCCAAGCTGAACCGCGACGAGAGCGGCTGGTTCAACCAGACGGAACTGACGCAAAAACTGGTCACGGGCAGCCTGCGCCACGAAGTGCTGTACGGCGCCGAGTTCGGCAAGCAAAACAAGGATGCCAACAGCTGGGCTTCGACCGTGGTGGCGACGAATGTGTCGATCTTCAATCCTGTCCTGCCCGTCGTCGATCGCAGCAAACTGGGCGCGCGCAGCGATACCTTCGGTACCTACGACACGGCCGCCGCCTACGTGCAGGATGCCATTGCGTTCAGCGACGAGTGGAAGGCGCTGGCCGGCCTGCGCTACGACCGGTATAAACAGCAGTCGCGCCTGGCCAATGCGCTTGGTGTGACGACGGCGGACCTGTCACGCACGGATGCGGCCTACAGCCCCCGCGCCGGCCTCGTCTGGCAACCGGGCGCGACGCAGTCGTACTACGCGTCGTGGAGCCGCTCGTTCCAGCCCAGTGGCGAGAATTTCGCCCTGGCCGCGAATAACGCCGACCTGGCGCCGGAAACCACGCGCAACACGGAAGTGGGCGCCAAGTACGAGCTGTGGGGCGGCCGCGCGAATGCCACCGTGTCGCTGTTCCGCCTGGAGCGCGACAACATCAAGACCAGCGACCCCATCACGAACCGCATCGTGCCCGTCGGCACGCAGCGCACGGACGGCCTGGAACTGACCTTCAACGCGGACTTGCATGACGGCTGGAAAATGATGGCCGGCTATGCTTGGCTGGACGCCACCATCACCGACTCCATCGCCGTCGACAAGAGCGTCAATGTGCCGGGCGGCATCATTGCCAGAGAAGTGCCGGTCAAAGGCAAGCGCGCCACCCTGACCGCGCGCAACACGGCCAATCTGTGGCTGACGAAAGACCTGGGCCACGGCTTCACGGTGGGCGGCGGCGCGAATGCCGTCGGCAGCCGTTTCGCCAATCCGGGCAACACGGTGGTCTTGCCCGGCTACGTGACGGCCGACGCCATGGCCGCATACCGCACGGGCCGCTATGAAGTGCAGTTGAACGTCAACAATATCGGCGACACGCGCTACATCGTGTCGGGCCACGGTTCCAGCCCGAACCTGAGCTTGCCGGGTGCGCCGCGCAACGTGGCGCTGACCTTGCGCTACAGCCTGTAA